ACAGTGAATCCTAGCAAAATGTTGCACCAAAATATATGGGCACAGAAATTATTTgcaaaaaaaatatgaatattttgcaAGATATGCATCATAAATGATAGATGAGAGAATCCAACTCTTCATCAATTTTGGAGTGTCAAAATGTCATTTTGTGACAGTTGATCTTTTCAAGGCATTAATAAAAACTCATGCACCTTTGTCTGAAACACTGACTGGAACGAGTCTTTTACCGAAATGTTTCATGTCCTGAGACTTGAGTCAGAGTATAATTCACCCTTAGCATCGAATGAAACAGTCTATCCAGGTATTGGTCAAAGTTTGGACTTTGAACTGACTCCAGCGATCAGCATCCTCCCTATTTAATGGAAACACGACTCTCTCTACAATTGTGATGAAGAGGGAGAAGTTTGAATCTTCCAAATCATTCATTGGTCAGGTTGACCAGCACACCTATAATCCGTGCATTGGCTTTGACTTTGACTTTGATTTTGATGTACTAAGTAAAATCCTTGTAGCGTGCGATGATTAGCTCGGAACTTTCGACCTTGTACGCAAATCATGTAATCCAACACCTAGTTATACGATTGGGTTACATTGAGCTTAAATCtgatttatttaaaaatagaaaaccgatgaagatgtgtacagaaaaagaaaaggaaaaaaataaaagttaaaaTTCTGGGGCTTTTGTTATATGATTGAGCGGCTAAACCTTGTTAGTTTTGActcaaattttatatgaagaattcATGTAACAAGCTGTACAATTTTAATGGTACGGATCTACAATTTatcctctctaagatacttttctgttatatttattttgtgagatctaaattttttttcataaaatctacttttggtgatgatgatatgttaatgTTGAGTAAGAtttatattcttgatgttattgtaatcctttagttattctggagaagacttattataaacatgttatcattattagtgatagtggaagtttgaagtaGATTACGGTCTCGTGATTTTTTCCGCATTGGGTTTTCACGTTCAGTGTCTCACTTAGTGACTGATTTATTGTTGTACTGTTTATGCTACTTAgttaatatttacttttgataataaattaatattttaataaagaaccaattttgataaaataaaaaataaaaaattgtttcgcTATAATATTTTTTCCCAATATGTCATTATCGAATTGTTTTTTTATCGTTCAAATTCACGTTTTGTTAAGTGGTATGATTATTAGGCTTTTGTTAGGATTTATCTATCCTTCACCTTCGTAACTAATCAAATTTCTATTCTATAGTCGTTCGAGACATTTGTACTTAGGTTGGCCTTTTACAAAATGACTAAATAGCCTCGTGACTTAAAAGCGAGAATTTTGGTTGGAAACAAAATATTGTTTTTATATAAAAACTCGTATTTTCTtgcgagacaaaaaaaaaagagaagaaggaatagtaataataataataataataatgtgattCCTGGTCAACGCAGGTACAAGTACACCCGCTGACTTTTCACAAATAAGCTGATGCGCTTCACTGGTTGACTCCGCTCCGCTGCATCTTCCGGTGCGGTTGCTCTTCCCTGCCGTGTTTTCCCACCGCCAACGGTCTTCGTGGTTTCTCTACCACCCACTTTTGTCCTCCAAATACAGCACGAGCGCCCATCAAGTCATCGAGGCTTTATACTATCACGTAGTCGATTATGACTACTCAGCTACTGTGATAGCTACCGATACTCATTTCATACCAGTTTGGAAAGAAATCACAAAATTCAATCAAAacatcaaaaaaatatatttccatatatatatataaagaaaatattattataagaCAGGAGAGGTTGGAAAGATTCTTGCGACTTGAATTTACTCCCGGCGAAATCCTTTAAAACTCACCGCCCACCAAACAAGAACCGCAGCCGCGGGCCCCACACGCAACGACGGAACTCCGATGTGAACCTCTGTACCTGTCTCATTCTATCTCTCTGTGTGCACTGTTTGACGCGTATACAGATGGCCACGGAACTCGTTGTGTCGCCTACTCACCTGGAATCTTCCTCGATCTTTATCTCTGTAAGACTATAAACGCCGAGTCTGGCGTTCGTCCCTCTTTCTCTCCATCGAGAGGTAGCTTATTTTTCGATCTAAGACTGCGTCGACAGCAGCTGAATCCGACCCCTTGCACTTCCTTGTGCATCTTCCATGGGCAATTACGTCTCCTGCACCCTCGCTGGCGCGTCGGGCATTCGCGCAAGATCCGCCAAGGTGATCCTACCCGACGGCAGGGTCCGGCGCATCGAGGCGCCGACCAACGCGGCCGAGATCATGCTTGACGAGCCGGGGCACTTCCTGGTTGACTCGCGGTCCATGCACGTCGGCCGGCGGTTCGCGCCGCTCGCGGCGGACGAGGACTTGGAGATGGGCCACGTCTACGCCATGTTCCCCATGAAGAGGGCGAACGCGGTGGTCGCGGCGGCCGACATGGCGGTGCTGCTGATGGCGGCGCAGAAGGAGGTCCGGCGGGAGTTGGGCCACGGCGTGAGGGTCTTGCCGGAGATGGCAGAGCGGTCGGTCCCGAAGCCGGACTTGGAGAGCATGACCGAAGCGTCGGAGCCCGCGGCGGTGGAGATTGGGGAGTTTAAATACAGGTTGAGTATGTGCAGGTCAAGAAGGCCAACGCTGGAGACCATCGCCGAGGAGGGTATTTGCTCTAGATGAAGATGATCGTTTATATGGGTCAAGTTCTTTATATCGTGGCCCCTTTACATGTGTTTTTGACAACCACATAGATCAAAGATTCAGCGTTTGGTTGCTATGATGGTGAGTAATCACTGGAAAGTTAAAGATGAATGCATGTCGAATCATTTACTTGTAGATTTAATTCGAATGACGTGGAAATCTGTTTCAGAATGTTTTccttacaaattaaataattaatcatGATTCGTTTGCCTTCGCAAATAATGACATGAAGCAGTTTACAAGGCAATTAATCAGTATGTAACCTGCAGTCAAATCATATGGTAGGCAAAAAGAATACAAGGCGTTTTGCGTCAGGAGTGAAATCTGCAGTTTAGATAAATAGAAAGCTGACAAGAAGCACCGCTTCACGCTTTCCAACAGATGAAGACAATTCCAGCAAAACACCTTAGAGATGATTGCTGGGTCGACATGAACAACTAAAAGATGATTGCAATAAAACAACCCAGTAAAACAAGAACACCAATTAATTAGGCAACCACCGAAATAGATGGACCAAATGTTACCCGAGTTTAGCTCAACAAGGTTCACACGGACGAATGACCATCACATAGACACTGACACTGACACTGACACTGACGAGAACAGACCAGGATACGTAGACAAACCACACACAAACTGAGAATTCAGAGACTCCTGCAAGCTTATTATGAGCTGCGACACAGCAAACACAAACGAGAAACACACAGCATCACTCTTCCTCGGATTCAGACTCGGCACTCTGAAGCCACTCGACGAAGGGCTTCACATTTTTTAATACCTGAGAGCTCTTGCCACCTACACTACCTTTCTCATACCACTTGATTATGGTCTCTTCCTCCAGAAGATCCCCGTCATAAAGTACCTTCAGAACAAGAGCGACTTCCTTAACAGCATCCGGACTGCACTTGGCACAAAAGGCTTCCACGGCGTCGAGAAGAAGCATCTGGGAGTCTTCACCTTTCACAGCAGCAGCAAGATAATTCTTTTTCTTCCCAACCTCCTTGGAAAAGCCTTTACCCACCCCCTCAAAGAGGGCTTCGAAGAGGGCAGTCAGAACCTCCTGGGGAGACCCAGTGAGAGAACCCAAACAAGTCTGAAGCTGGGTGGGGTTAGACCCCTTGCTCAGGTTGCTTTTAATTTCTACAAGCAACTTGTTGTAACTGTTGGCCGGAGAACCATTTTGGCCTGCGCCATTTTTATCCACTTGTTTTGCACTGCCATTGGTGAGTTCtttgtttgccttttctgatTTCTTCTCCTGGTCAGGCTCATCGGTCGAGAGCATTACCATCTCAGCAGTCACAGAACTCAGCTGTTCCTGGATACGCTGTTGAGCCGCCTCCAATGAAGTATCTGTCTGCCACTGGACATCGTCATCACCATTATCAGCATTAGCATCCCCATTCTGACTGCCGACAGGAGAAGTTGAACGCTCCTCATCAGAGCCACCACCAGCTTTCTTCTTTGCAGCAGTAGTAGTAGCCTTTGAGGCTCCATCCTTGGTAGAGGTGGCTCCTTTCTTCTTTGTTTCCTTCTTCAGCTTCTTCTGCTCCTCATCAGCTGCTTCCCCTTCCTTCAGCCTCTCCTTCTCTGCCCTTCTCATTGCCTTCTTGTCCTTTGCTCCTTTCTTCTGCTCAGGAGGGTTCTTCAGGATGAAGGTCGTCAGCTTGTCCCTCATATCAACATCAGACACATAACCACAGGCTGCACATTTAAGTGTTAGCATCTGGGTCTTTGTGATGATGATCTCTGTCTCAGGATTGCCACACCCATAACATTGTACATACTTCTTGATGAAATTCTCAAGCAGTCCGGCTAGCTTGGCAGTATCATGAGCCCCATTGACCAAGGACACACCTGTCTTCTCATCGAATTTAGATTGTGCCCCCAACTCACATCCAAAATATTTCGTCGTATATGAAGCAGGTCTAGCCAGTGCTTTAGCAATATCAACCATGTTCACAATGTTAGTCTTGATGCCATTGCCACGGCCTTCAATTTTGGTTATCATCTTAGGCATCTTGTACCTATAAAAGGCATCATCACTGTTTGAGGCACCAATGTTCTGCAAAGCCATCTTTGTCAACTGATTCTTTGGTATAACAGACGTTAACACTTATCAAAGACAACAAGGACAAGAAGTAACAGTGTTATCCTTTCCTATGGAAACAATGAACTGATCCTCGGCGATTAAAAGAGGTTGCTTAAAGTAGCAACCCAGAGTTGGTGTCAGATGCTGATGTGGCCTGTAATGCATGCAGCTAAAACTCCCCCAAGAGAGCCTCTCCCTATTTCTTGTGGTCGGAGAATATTCTCCAAGCAATCCGATTGATCCCAAATAGAGACGGACTTGCTCAGACATAAAAGAAACTTCAATGTTCTCGTCCTGCAATTTGGCAACATGTTAATATTTTTCAATTCCTAAATGACAATTAACCAGGTATTATTGAAGAACAATGCAAACAAAACACTTGGAACAGATTTGGCAGAAGACATGTACCACACAGCTATGGTTCACCAAGCTATAAGCAAAAAAGAGGATCCAAATCCATAATATGGAACCAACAACACTACAATTTTCAAATAACCTTgatctcgaggaagcatgatgtttaacagtagtatcttgcttgcatGGATCATGAACATTAGGTGGATCAAGGATGAAACCTCACGGTTTATACAACCTTCAAATCAATTTGGTGTCGATATACAACCATACCAACTCTCTGTGGATCTGTAAATACTGGTGTACAGAACAATTTAACCAAAATATGGCCTTAAGTGCACTAAGTATTGAAACATCACTAGTGCTATCTTCTCAGCACAAGAAACCCATaagtaaaatcttattaacatagCTAGGTGGTACTTTCAGAAAAGAAGAGTCAAGAAATAAATAGCACACAGTAATGACCTCGATGGTCCTTAATTAACTTCTCAGTCGGACCACTAAATACTGGTCCGTACCAGCCCATAAAACCAAAATTTGTTTCCTCAAAGTTCAGATGCATACAAGCATGACTTGTGTTTTTCTTAGCAGATAAAGAACCCATAAACATTGTATTAACAATATAATTGGGACATAGCTACATGGATCATCCACCAAGCATTTTATAAATTTAATCATCAACAAATATATCTATCCAAGATGTATAAATATTATGATTATTTGATGGGCAACTGGCATTTGAATTCTTACATAACATTTTCTGTTCGTGGAATCATTATAAAGAATACATGAAGTGTTAAAATCCAACAAAACAAGCATGGTTTGCCACATCAGATATTCAGATCCATACAGAACAGATGAATGCATGCGGCACAAGTGCCAATACATCCTGTACATCTTAGTTACTCCTAAAGAAAATGCAAATATCCATTATACCTCACAATCATTTATGACCCCAATTTTAAAGGTCAGTTTGCAATAATAAATCAGCCCTAGTGAATCATAACACAAGGACCAATTATGACTGATTTATATGTGAATGATATATAATAGTGGACCTTATGGGTCTACATTAGGGACCTTAAGGATTTGCATAGGTACAATAATATTTGCATCTTGAGAGTAATATAATTTTCTGACAATTTCTAGGTGCGCATAAATAGCTTCCTGTGGTCCACTGTAACTGTTATTTAAAGAAAGAATCAAACATAACAACATCTACCTAAGATACAAATTGCTGTTTGTTAATCTTCTTATACTTTATCGGTAATGGGGCACACACACATGATAGCATAAAACACCCACCAGACAAACTATACAAAACTGACACAGTGCATGATGGTTCAGGGTAGGCATAAATATAGGAATGTTCTAGATGGGCTTAAGTTTAAGATAGAAAGACTCATTTAATAAATTCAGATCATACAATGATAGCATACAGTCAGCAAACCATGTGAACCAGTTTATCCAAGTAAAACACCATATACTGTTCACCCTTCTAAAGACCTACTACAGGTAACTGCTCTGCATCTTTGAGCCTCAATATTTTAGTTCAAAAAACCTCCAAGCTATTGTATTTAAATTGCATGTATACTTACAACATCTCTCTAGCATTAGCTCATGATAATCATTGGTTACCCACCACAAACAGACCGAGCAACTTACATTGGATGTATACTTACAAACATTACATTGGATGTATCATTGGTTAGCTTGGAGCTAAACTTGATAATGTAGTCAAAATTGGATGTATTTACATTTCCTTTTCCAATGAAATAGTTATTGCAGAACAATACATAATAACGGGTGATTATAAAAAACAAATCATGCATCCAAAACACATACAACATTATCGAGTTTAGCTATTGAAATGATtatgaacaagaaaaaaaaacgtGTCTCGATGAAATTAAACCAAAATATATGGATTATATCGAGCTTAGCTATTGAAACTAAACCAATGAATCCAGCAGCTatcaaagaaagagagagagagagagagagagagggtgagtTGGAGAAATCACTCTCCTTTCCCGAGCACCTATTGAACCAGGCAAATAACACAGATATTGAAATGATTatgaacaagaagaaaaaaaggtGTATAGATGAAATTAAACCAAAATATATTGATTATATCGAGTTTAGCTATTGAAACTAAACCAATGAATCCAGCAgctattagagagagagagagagagagaaagagagagagagagagagagagagagagagagagagagagaagcaccaCTCTCCTTTCCCGAGCACCTATTGAACCAGACAAAATATCACATAGATACAGATGTGATACAGCATACCAAACGTATTAAAACACAAGCAATCGCTCCTCAAATCTAAGAGATCTACAATCTCGAATCATAAATTCCATTATAACGCATCACATAGGTCCTGACAATAAAACGAAAAGGCAATACGACAATCCAATCATATAttagttttaaaatattataacaaccatcaagaaaaTAAAACATAATCCAACAATAAATCGAGATCTCCGTTAAATCTATCTATTTCTAGTGAACTAGGCCAAAAACGCCACGATCGCAACAGAATCAAAATCAAGCTTCAGGAATCTCATGAAAACGATGATCGCGATCATCGACACGGTCGATCAGTCTAAAAACAACCCATCCGTCGATCCAATTCCATCCAAACCACGACAAAAAGGAAACAAAATAGAATCGCAATCAAAAGAGCGAAGGAGATCTGGATCCGGTCGAACCAAAAAAATTACAACTACAGGTGGAAGATCAAGACCAAAGCGGAAGAAAATTAAGCGAAACAAAAGATGAATACAAAGAACGATCGCCTCTCACCTTCGATGGGATCAGCGGCAGAAACGACAGCTCTTAACGGTGGAAGAGGAATCAAAGGGTCGGAGGATAGGCGGATGTATTTATAGACAAGGGGAAGCCCTTCGAAGAGAAGGATTAGGGCACCCTTACGTTTGTTATCAGCCCTGAATGTTTGTTCTTATTACGATTTCACCCTCGCCTTTGGTTTCGTGAGGCGATGTCGGCGTCGTTGCTCGAGTGGGAGTAAGACTCATTCTAAAGGCCCATAATTATGGGGTTAATGGGCCTCGACGACTCAACTTGAATAGGTATTGTCCAGATTAATACTAGTGTACATGGTGATAACACCCTATATCCTTGCAAAGCTTGGAAATAAAATATTTGccttgtatgtgtatatatagatAGCCCTCCAAGAGGGACGTCCAATTACTAAAATCCTTCATGTGTATTCCTTTCATTATCATTGATCCAAAAACTCAGGATCAACTATAACTAATATAAGTCAGATATCCttttattcttataattataatataatttaaaggATATTTATGTTGCTTTGAGATAACTGAGATTAACCATGATGATGACATGTAAGAAAGTTTAAAAGGACATACAAAATTCACTTTTTTTTTGGAGGGTTATTATgcacataattttattttttttattgaggttttctttgtgtgtgtgtatttgaGGTATCCTATTCCCTTGTTAGGGTAAGGAATCACGATTACTTATCCTTCAACTTAAGCTTTGTTTTATTCATTGCTTCAAGTTCGCAACTTCTTTTTGCTTTGTGATGTTTCCATGTTGATGTGATGCTTGTTTTGTTCCCTTAGGAAAACGCtttacaataaataaataaatatatatatatatatataaatatatatatatatacatatatatatagaatgaGTGTACAATAAATGAAAATATTATTGGTTAGACATGTATCTTTAGAAGGGCAGTTTAATACTGGCAACAAACAGAAAGTTTAGCTTCTTCAAGATGCTAAAAACACAAACATTCGCATGATTGAAAAATAGGATAATGTGTTTCTATTCCCCATCTTTTTGATGAATTAAACAGGCATATAAAATGTACCACATGCTTCACAAAGCTAGATGGGTTCCAAGAAAGAAAAGCTTTGGTCCTTTATATGGTAACATGGTATTCCTATGACCCATATAGTGTGCTACTATGCCTATCTTTCATGCATTCCGGAGGactagttttatttatttatttattgtgaaaCCATCCATGTAAAAAGAAACTggtaaagaaacaaatttaagccaGCAGACAAGGGGCATTATAAAGAGATTTGATCAACCCGAAACACAGTTTGGTTACAGCTTCAGATGCATGTATCTTGATGCAAGAAAGAAACAGCTCTCCAGGTTTACTTATTGGGCCGAAGAGATCCCTAGAGCATAC
This genomic stretch from Musa acuminata AAA Group cultivar baxijiao chromosome BXJ3-9, Cavendish_Baxijiao_AAA, whole genome shotgun sequence harbors:
- the LOC135649789 gene encoding eukaryotic translation initiation factor 5-like is translated as MALQNIGASNSDDAFYRYKMPKMITKIEGRGNGIKTNIVNMVDIAKALARPASYTTKYFGCELGAQSKFDEKTGVSLVNGAHDTAKLAGLLENFIKKYVQCYGCGNPETEIIITKTQMLTLKCAACGYVSDVDMRDKLTTFILKNPPEQKKGAKDKKAMRRAEKERLKEGEAADEEQKKLKKETKKKGATSTKDGASKATTTAAKKKAGGGSDEERSTSPVGSQNGDANADNGDDDVQWQTDTSLEAAQQRIQEQLSSVTAEMVMLSTDEPDQEKKSEKANKELTNGSAKQVDKNGAGQNGSPANSYNKLLVEIKSNLSKGSNPTQLQTCLGSLTGSPQEVLTALFEALFEGVGKGFSKEVGKKKNYLAAAVKGEDSQMLLLDAVEAFCAKCSPDAVKEVALVLKVLYDGDLLEEETIIKWYEKGSVGGKSSQVLKNVKPFVEWLQSAESESEEE
- the LOC103998624 gene encoding uncharacterized protein LOC103998624; this encodes MGNYVSCTLAGASGIRARSAKVILPDGRVRRIEAPTNAAEIMLDEPGHFLVDSRSMHVGRRFAPLAADEDLEMGHVYAMFPMKRANAVVAAADMAVLLMAAQKEVRRELGHGVRVLPEMAERSVPKPDLESMTEASEPAAVEIGEFKYRLSMCRSRRPTLETIAEEGICSR